aatttatgttttttttccgATTATTTAACAACACAACGCGGTCTTCCGTTCGTGATTTTGCTCAACTGCGCTTAGAATTTCATTACGGTAAACTCCTTTGATAAACAGAAATGGAATTGAATATTTCAACCACTTACTTTTGTCTGATTTGCCTCCACCTTTGCAGATGGTTTTGAAGCAGGATTTCTCCGGCAGGTGCGGTGTCAGGGTCCATATTGATATCAAGTGCCTCATCTGGTTGGTGAACTGGTGAAGGTATCCTGAGATCTCTGTCATCTGGGCCTTGGATTGGTGCAGCCAGAGGTGGCGGCATCTTGTATATATCTTTTGTGGACGATTCCTTTAGAAAAATGTGtagtatcattattattattatcgacACTAATatttagataatataaaaaaaaaaccatattaaTCAGTTCGAATGCAGTTAATCACAAACTCTGAAGTTTATGGAATACGGAAGGCATGAAATAAACATGATCTATTAAAGAATGTAAAATGACATTTACTTGATCAGAATCTGGTAGAGGTTCAGGAGATGGGGTGCGAGTTCTGGTTGGATGTTTCGCTTGTGGTTGGTTATTCATCCAATCACGGCAGACAGGGTATAGTGGAGTACTGCTTTCAAACTGTGCCAGATCTAAGCTTCTATCAAACAACTTCATAATGTATGTATCTAcagagaaaacaaaataaacatgaatccTGAATAAACAGTGTGAAGTATCATTAAATCATATCAGGGAAGATGCTGGATGTTCTGGTCGGGGAGGGGAATTGAGGGGTGGGGAATTggaatttttttatataatgtatactgGATTGAATGGGGTGCTTATAAGAAATCTAAATTTATCTTACGTTTCAAATGAATACTTTCAACTAAAGCAGTGTCAAAGTCGGTATTTGATGAAATTTCTCTTTTCTTGCGTTTTCTCGATCGATTTGATATTTTCTTAGATGGAGATGATGTTGACACAGATGACccttcactttaaaaaaaattaccaaataaGGTATTAGAAACAAACATACAGGTTCTGTATTATGGTATTACTATTGGAATTGCCATATTAGGTATCTAAACGACAAAATTAGGTTCTTTCCAAATTTGATAAATTGTTTACCTTTTGATGTCTTGTGGGCTTTTTGTTGACAATTCATCTTCTGAGGGGTCACTATCAAGAAAGAAATGATgcaaacaattaatactaatagcaATAATTCTAGTGGTTTAAATTAACTGCATAATAAGTCTGGAGGAAGACAAAATTATGATGAAAAATTCTAGTGGTTTAAATTAACTGCATAATAAGTCTGGAGGAAGACAAAATTATGATGAAAAGTTTTACCCTTCGTCAGCTTGGTCCACCAGATGCTGCAGAACACCATCTAGACGACTTCTTGCTACTGTAACATCTGGACTATTCAACATTTCTTGCTTAATCTCAAGTGCCATTGTACTTAAAGGTAAATATTCctgtcaatataaataaatttaatcatttaaatGTTCAATTCTCTACAGTACAgttaatcaataattaaaatgtgaaacaaaaaaacagTGGCCCAATTACTAGCCTAAatttactactactgtactcaGTGAGtatgaactaaaaaaaatattacttaatattaaaataatatcaatcagtttattattataaattaataataattaatagccataataatataaacaaataatctacctaccatctatatacaGTAGAGCCTCTGTTTTACGTAACCCTGATTTTACCTTCCCTGGATTTTACGTACGCATAAAATGACCGATGACGTCTTAATTTTTACTAATTGattacataaatattattttcttacattgagggcgcaatttaatttaaaaaatcacaaagCCAACGCTGTGAGACAAGCCACACACGTGCATTTCCCCtacagcagcgactgttttttctttatagaaaatacaagaacatttattttttatttataacacttTATTTAATCATAACGCAGAGCCTGCTAGGCCTGCGCGAGTAAAGGAGGTAAACACAAAAGCCTTTTTAGCCACGAGCTACGTATTTgaggtcaatttaaggtcaacctggaCTTTACGAATCCTATTGGTCGCGTACCGTATAATATAGaataacaaatacataaaacTTTCCGTGTACTatacataatttaaatataggcctagctgaGTAGCCGCCTTAGACTATTAGTTAGGCTTTTTATAGATAAGATAGGCCTAGCTATAGGAGACCAACTCACTCAATCAATACTAATTAGAGTTCAGGCCCATCCTACCCTCTAATTAGTCTCTATCTCTAGCCTAcctagtaggcctctagtactactagcctagctagggccagCCTACACTACAGTAGTCCTGCCTTACAatactagctagcctagctagctaggcctagtaggctagctagagAGAGCCgaggctagctagcctaggcctagcccgcGCCTGTAGTAGAGCTTCTAGGCCCTCTAGCTACTAGGCCTCCTACTAGAGTAAAATAGGCCTGTCCAgatagtaggctaggcctactagtagtaggctaggcctaggctagggcctagctatAGGCCCAACAAGAAGGCCTAactttttaggcctagcctatatatactacatagataggcctagcctaggcctagacagaCCTATTTTTTATAGATAACAGTCAAATATGAACCTAGATAAagttaattaatgttaaatactgcatatataaataaataattgttaattattgcATTTTGTTGAAAAACCTTACCTGAAAATTCGAAACCGACGCTATTTTAGTTTTGTATAAACTATGGGACGTCTTTAGTGCCTTTTTGATTGCACGCCGTTTCTTGTTTGCTTTTTTTTCTGTTCACACTTTTATAcatacatactttttttgtaattaagtatttaaaattaaagtttaatgAAATGCAGATTGCAACTAATTTTCTAAAATATCAGCCAATACAATTTAagtaaatattctttggtacaaTTTTACTTACCACACGCGCCATAGCTGCCTTACAGCTCAATTGCACTTTGACCgaattcatttttataaaatatgttaaataaaccctattattttgtatttttctttatttttatttatttaaactacttttgatatttattttaatatatttttatattttaaaatgggtttaacttatattttaaaataatattggtaATGAATTTGTGATGAAAAGAactaatatttacaaatataaagAAAAGCAGTAGCAGACGACGACGGCGGCATGGTAATTTCACATCCACGTTAAAAAAACGAAGTTTGTTGGGGGTTTTTGattaaaaatgtcttttttcATTAAGGAATCGGGTAAATCAAAGACTAAGAACCGTaaagtatgtttttatttatacaaatatgCAATATCTAACATATATACAGCTTTTATGTAAGAATAAATAGCTTTTAATAATGATAGCTATCTATTAAAGACCTGACCGGCCTACGTTTGGAGAATAAAGGCTTGTGCAAGCAGTGGTCGTCGAGGGTAACTTTATAAAGAGTCAGTTCGTCCCAATCCTTCGTATTACTTGCTTGATGATTGTTTCGTTCTTTCTAATCAATTCATTCAATCCgttattttcatattatatatatccaatttacaatgttatattcattatttaatataaaattaaaaaacaacaatttactagcctacatttattaatacattttttaaatttaaaggatTTTTGTAATCTTTACAGAGAACAGTTGCTGAAAAATCACAggtgaagaaaaaaataaaaagacaaagaaaTGAAGAAATAGAAAGTGATTCAGATGAAAGGTGCAGTACTGCAGTGTGAAGTGTTGAATTAGTAACTTTTagaaattaataacaaatattacaatCAAACcatgataaaaataaacaattgaaaacatttttttacagtGAAAATGAAAGAAAGGTAGATGATCATATTGAAGCATCAGAATCTGAAGAAGAAACTGTACAAGAAAAACGTCTTCGTCTAACAAAACTTTATTTATCACAATTGGAGGAAGAAGGTAttatatgaattgttttttggTCAAAGATTCTCATACGAATGCATGGATGACAAACTCCAATATACTCCCTGAAAGCTTCAAATAGGATATGCGCTATATTCTTTACTGTGTTAATCAacgcttttattttttaaattgcattaattattaatatacagCTACAATATTATTGCTTTGTTTttagaaagagaaaaaaatgaactaaAGGAAATTGATGAAGATGCCGTAGCGCACAGATTGAAAGATGAAATTGTGAGTTGTTGGTTTGTTTTGTAACTGAATGTTTCATTTGATTGGTGCCCTTTCCTGCAATAAGAACAAAGTGTAATGTTGTTATCTCACACcattatacaattttaattgatATATTTTCATAACTTTTTAAAGAATATGGTTCATAATATACCATTTTTTCACACTATATTTAAGCTTGAACAAAGAGGAAAACTTCAACGTAAGGTAGCAGAGACTCTTGTTGCTCCTTCAAGTGATGACATCAGAATTTTAAGAGGTCACAAGTTACCTTTGACCTGTCTTGTAGTCTCATCCGACAGCCAGTTCATCTACAGTGCTTCTAAGGATGGAGCcattattaaatgtaaatttcttCTCAATTGCTTTTTCTAATACTTTTAAGTACTACTTCAAAGTTAAACCTGATTCTCttaacatttttcaattttatttttgtgtggCACTGTAAATGGTCAGGTTTGTAtccattaaaaatatatgtacctttaaaataattttttcttttcttaggGAATTTTGAAActggcaaaaaaataaaagttattgcAGGTGGAAGAAAGGGAACAGAAGAAACCCACATTGGACATACAACACATGTTTTAGCATTAGCTATATCTACAGACAATAAGTTTCTGGTAAAgtatttgtatttcaaaatataaaaaattattgcATGGTAGTTGAATAGGAGGAGTTGAATAATGCGATTTCTATTTATAAAgttttaatgatatttaaaagtCTGCTAAATTAAATgttcacattttgttttaattgacaGGCATCTGGATGTAAAAATAAAGTGATTCATATATGGAACCCTCAGACTATGGATCGAATCCACACATTTACAGGTCATAGAGATTCAATATCGGTAAGTTGCAGTATGTCTGTTAGTCCAAGTAAGATTTCTTAGgcataacaaaatatttgttgaaaaaaaaaaattgtgatgctCAATTCTGTAAATCTTGTACTATTTCTTATCcgtattcattttttgtatatgtttgtcaACTATCTGTTCTTAACAATATGCtgtgatttgttgtttttttttcttcagggTTTAGCCTTTAGAAAAGGGACACATCAGTTATTTAGTGCATCACATGATAGATCAGTAAAAGTGTGGAATCTAGATGAGATGGCTTACGTAGAAACACTGTAAGAAGatcaattttaaaaactgaTTACTTTCACAATTTTTATAACTTTAAACTTGTGTATATTAACATGGTTAATAAAAGCAAgtttatctgtttttgtatagCTCCGAGCAAatataatttctatgtatattttatatgcaaatgacaataaatagaagtaattttccactgatgaatgaatgaatgaattttcaCTAGCTCCTTGGCTTAAATATCACTTGTGTGTATGTGCATATCTACATGCTTATAAGATCTTGAGTAGATGCAATAATTATATCCAGCGttcataatatttaattacttttcTACTTATTTAAATTTCTAGCTTCGGTCATCAAGATTCAATAACGGCCATTGACAGTTTGACGCGGGATAGAGCCATTACAGCCGGAAGTCGCGATAATACCATTAGGATCTGGAAAATCCCGGAAGAATCACAACTAGTTTTTAAAAACCAAAGGTACGTAGGATTggtcattttgattttttagtCAATCAATCATTGTAGACTATTATTTTGATGTCTTCAGTGTCCCCAAAACGCCATTATTGCAAGTAGTATATTATATAGGTTGGACATACACTTCTATAATTAAACATGGAAACTGCATCAAGAAGAAAAAAAGATTATCAAAAAAGCTAAAATCTATTTGTTTTTTGAAGCGGGTCAATCGACTGTGTTAGACTGATAAATGAAGAACACATGATATCTGGTGGGGAGGATGggtaagttatttttttataaaggtAAATAAGGTAGATGAGtttatgtattgtatatttttttttagcaatAATAATAGGCTGTTAGGGTAGTACCATTATTAGGGTAGTACCATATAAGTGTATAGAAAATATGGTaggtattatttttaatagcttATGCAAAATAGTTGGCTTTAGCATATTTTATTTGGCTTAGACAAGCTAGAAATACAGGAACTGATTTTGGTATCATTATGTATTGTACagaattaaaatattatcaCTATTATATAATGCTTTTACAGAAGTGTAGCTATATGGAGTATTATGAAAAAGAAACCTATTGTGGTAGTACCGAAGGCCCACGATAATGCGACCAGCAGTGAGGGCGGTCTCCCACAAGAGAACTGGATTAGCTCAGTGGCAGCTTTACACAATTCTGATCTTGTCGCTACAGGTACATGTAGGTAGAAGTTGTATTTCCAACATAGCTTAATAGAAAGTATCTGGTAGATATAATCGGCATACCCACATTTAACCTTCTGAGGCCCATATGGAAAATATTTAGACAGTTACAGTAGGCCTCTTTAAAACTAACTATTTTATTCTTGTCTTCAATGTGTATGTATATTGCAtccatttgtttgtttttttcgtCTAGGCTCAAGAGATTCATTTGTAAGACTGTGGCTGTGTGGTGCTGGATACAGATCCCTCACCCCTCTGTTCAACATACCTGTGGTAAGTACATTTCCATAAAGGATTAATATATAAGCATTATATAATATCATACTAAAACATACATGCCAATTTCttgtgtaatattattatttattatattttcaaaacaTAACTGCAACTTACTATATTTCCATAGATGGGTACAGTCAACGACTTGCAGTTTACAAGTGATGGACGCCACCTAGTGGCAGCGGTCGGTCAGGAACACAAATGGGGAAGGTGGTGGCGTTTAAAGAACGCAAAGAACTCTATCGTTATAGTTAAGTTAAACAGAAAAGGAGAGATGTGAGTGTAGGCTAAGAAACCTAAATGTGTTCTGTGTATTTTATTAACcatttacatataaaatattttcaactttaTAAACTAAATTGAAATATGTTGTATTATGTTTGCAATGCTTAGTATGTATGATTGAACTGAaccaaaataaagtatttagaaaaatttaaaaaatgttgttacttATGTATTCTGTTAATGTTGACACAATGAGCATCGGTGTTTAGTTTTGTTCGCTGGAACCTGAGCTGAGGATAATTTATCTTAAGTATTTCCAGTCAGGAAAGGGATTGTACATCAAGGGAAGTAATTCGTTTTTGATAAGTGGTTGGGGATCATTTATTACCCGGATGTTGTTAACTAGTTTCATAAAACTCAAGGAAGTAACTCTGCTCTacattattcattatatattttttatttcaatgctCATTATACTAATCATTTATCAACTTTGTTTTCATGAATTTGCAAATCGTTCTTCAACCACGCTCTCGCATACCGCCTCGTAGACCACATATTTCA
This DNA window, taken from Antedon mediterranea chromosome 9, ecAntMedi1.1, whole genome shotgun sequence, encodes the following:
- the LOC140058497 gene encoding U3 small nucleolar RNA-interacting protein 2-like isoform X2, encoding MSFFIKESGKSKTKNRKRTVAEKSQVKKKIKRQRNEEIESDSDESENERKVDDHIEASESEEETVQEKRLRLTKLYLSQLEEEEREKNELKEIDEDAVAHRLKDEILEQRGKLQRKVAETLVAPSSDDIRILRGHKLPLTCLVVSSDSQFIYSASKDGAIIKWNFETGKKIKVIAGGRKGTEETHIGHTTHVLALAISTDNKFLASGCKNKVIHIWNPQTMDRIHTFTGHRDSISGLAFRKGTHQLFSASHDRSVKVWNLDEMAYVETLFGHQDSITAIDSLTRDRAITAGSRDNTIRIWKIPEESQLVFKNQSGSIDCVRLINEEHMISGGEDGSVAIWSIMKKKPIVVVPKAHDNATSSEGGLPQENWISSVAALHNSDLVATGSRDSFVRLWLCGAGYRSLTPLFNIPVMGTVNDLQFTSDGRHLVAAVGQEHKWGRWWRLKNAKNSIVIVKLNRKGEM
- the LOC140058731 gene encoding protein lin-37 homolog gives rise to the protein MALEIKQEMLNSPDVTVARSRLDGVLQHLVDQADEGDPSEDELSTKSPQDIKSEGSSVSTSSPSKKISNRSRKRKKREISSNTDFDTALVESIHLKHTYIMKLFDRSLDLAQFESSTPLYPVCRDWMNNQPQAKHPTRTRTPSPEPLPDSDQESSTKDIYKMPPPLAAPIQGPDDRDLRIPSPVHQPDEALDINMDPDTAPAGEILLQNHLQRWRQIRQKWKETTQANYSRYSESYTMLRTMYELGNDVARS
- the LOC140058497 gene encoding U3 small nucleolar RNA-interacting protein 2-like isoform X1, which gives rise to MSFFIKESGKSKTKNRKRTVAEKSQVKKKIKRQRNEEIESDSDESENERKVDDHIEASESEEETVQEKRLRLTKLYLSQLEEEEREKNELKEIDEDAVAHRLKDEILEQRGKLQRKVAETLVAPSSDDIRILRGHKLPLTCLVVSSDSQFIYSASKDGAIIKWNFETGKKIKVIAGGRKGTEETHIGHTTHVLALAISTDNKFLASGCKNKVIHIWNPQTMDRIHTFTGHRDSISGLAFRKGTHQLFSASHDRSVKVWNLDEMAYVETLFGHQDSITAIDSLTRDRAITAGSRDNTIRIWKIPEESQLVFKNQSGSIDCVRLINEEHMISGGEDGSVAIWSIMKKKPIVVVPKAHDNATSSEGGLPQENWISSVAALHNSDLVATGTCSRDSFVRLWLCGAGYRSLTPLFNIPVMGTVNDLQFTSDGRHLVAAVGQEHKWGRWWRLKNAKNSIVIVKLNRKGEM